One genomic window of Geodermatophilus sp. DSM 44513 includes the following:
- a CDS encoding alpha-hydroxy-acid oxidizing protein, whose protein sequence is MDSAAGTGRRRQDEVYRAGVYGRRPLVPTAARALQRRARARLGARAYAYVAGGAGEEATQRANRAAFDRWVLVPRVLRDVSARDTSVELLGRRLPAPLLLGPVGALELVHPAADLAVARAAASLGVPMVFSNQASVPMEECAAAMDQAPHPAPRWSQLYWSTSDELVESLVGRAEASGCDALVVTLDTTMLGWRPRDLDLGHLPFALGKGIAQYTSDPVFRRLVRERAAAPAPTEPGAAARRDRQPRPTLSAVRALVGMARAWPGPLLDNLRSPLPRAAVETFLSIYSRPSITWADLAWLRARTRLPIVLKGVLHPDDARRAVDEGVDGVVVSTHGGRQVDRSIAALDALPEVVAAVGDRAPVLLDSGVRSGADVLTAVALGARAVLLGRPYAWGLALAGEEGVRQVVSDVLGEFDLTLGLTGHTAVGQLTPDVLRRVG, encoded by the coding sequence GTGGACTCAGCAGCGGGCACCGGTCGCCGCCGGCAGGACGAGGTCTACCGCGCGGGGGTGTACGGGCGCCGGCCGCTCGTGCCCACCGCCGCGCGGGCGCTGCAGCGCCGCGCCCGCGCGCGGCTGGGGGCCCGGGCGTACGCCTACGTCGCGGGTGGGGCCGGCGAGGAGGCCACCCAGCGGGCCAACCGCGCCGCCTTCGACCGCTGGGTCCTCGTCCCCCGGGTGCTGCGCGACGTCAGCGCCCGGGACACCTCGGTGGAGCTCCTCGGCCGGCGGCTGCCCGCCCCGCTGCTGCTCGGCCCGGTCGGGGCGCTGGAGCTGGTGCACCCGGCCGCCGACCTCGCGGTCGCCCGCGCCGCGGCGTCCCTCGGGGTGCCGATGGTCTTCTCCAACCAGGCCTCGGTGCCCATGGAGGAGTGCGCCGCGGCGATGGACCAGGCCCCCCACCCCGCCCCGCGGTGGTCCCAGCTGTACTGGTCGACGTCCGACGAGCTGGTGGAGAGCCTGGTCGGGCGGGCGGAGGCCAGCGGCTGCGACGCGCTGGTGGTCACCCTGGACACCACGATGCTCGGCTGGCGCCCCCGCGACCTGGACCTGGGCCACCTGCCCTTCGCGCTGGGGAAGGGCATCGCGCAGTACACCTCCGACCCGGTGTTCCGGCGGCTGGTCCGGGAGCGCGCCGCCGCCCCCGCACCCACCGAGCCGGGCGCCGCGGCGCGGCGGGACCGCCAGCCCCGGCCGACGCTGTCCGCCGTCCGGGCGCTGGTCGGCATGGCGCGGGCCTGGCCGGGCCCGCTGCTGGACAACCTGCGCTCCCCGCTGCCCCGGGCCGCCGTCGAGACCTTCCTGTCCATCTACTCCCGGCCCTCGATCACCTGGGCCGACCTGGCGTGGCTTCGGGCCCGCACCCGGCTGCCGATCGTGCTCAAGGGGGTGCTGCACCCCGACGACGCGCGGCGGGCGGTGGACGAGGGCGTGGACGGCGTGGTGGTCAGCACCCACGGCGGCCGGCAGGTGGACCGCTCGATCGCCGCGCTGGACGCCCTGCCCGAGGTGGTGGCCGCGGTCGGCGACCGCGCACCGGTGCTGCTGGACAGCGGGGTGCGCAGCGGCGCCGACGTGCTCACCGCGGTGGCCCTCGGCGCCCGGGCGGTGCTGCTCGGCCGGCCGTACGCGTGGGGGCTGGCCCTGGCCGGCGAGGAGGGCGTGCGCCAGGTGGTGTCCGACGTGCTGGGCGAGTTCGACCTGACGCTGGGGCTCACCGGGCACACCGCCGTCGGCCAGCTCACCCCGGACGTGCTGCGGCGGGTCGGCTGA
- a CDS encoding ABC transporter ATP-binding protein, translated as MTSTVLREAAGPRPVAVPPVSLTWRRLAGPATTAAATVAVVGAAAETLAAVVAGRLAQGPTAGLVAALAALLLGATVLDTAGRTVFSGVVGRAEGRLRADLLAAALRQPLSALQEQAVGEVVDRVDDDPRQVGVLLRRTGWEMTRSVLRSVLAWGVAGLTWWPAWLVFPVVAALVVVVSRRLTPVIAERKVREEVAWSDHSAQLEEAVTGRDDVRSSLGQPHVVRRYALRARDVLDRVRSTSVVSAQVLLRTGLVLHAVLGGLALAGVALVAGGGLDVAGLVTLWLLVTAFVGQLSQVSHQMPEVQAGVGALTRIRALLHAAQEPGGGASVPSGPVDVEVRALTAGYPGGFTLRSVDLCVPAGTTCALVGRTGAGKSTLAALLSRAVEPPAGSVFVGGQDVTVTAVEDLRRAVGVVTQRTELLAASLADNVTLFADVPRDRVRQAVDALGLQAWVAALPDGLDTRLGTGGTTLSAGEEQLVAFARLLVRDVAVVVLDEATARMDPQTEGLVTRAADRLLAGRTGVVIAHRLSTTRHCDAVAVLDAGRVVQHGPRARLAAEPGPFRELLAAAGDAAEPPTATRPLGRAARRPPRPAAPAPRPSLTRTVWRMLRAHPRWGVVGGVGFLVGSLLGAYGAVTGWLWGRLVAALDAGAAPWGTAAALAVAVLATPVALAVAFRVYPLWWTAVTLQLRLAVLLGQTSQRRLARTPPGEVTARALDTDRVVWYADRWVDIAVAGVVVAGTAVAGQSLLAGALVAGVLVLSALVSAAGAPLAGSSAEVAGDERARFGRSLVSVLDAARTVKLAAATAAVEDHLRRVDRRRVAASVREHRVRSLLEGVPWLLVHGGVVLTWAVYLSGRWDLATALLVSTAVTGSAWFGTVAAKAVTEAPVAARWLEAAALLAGTADLVTPPSGVDLVTGRAPAPVPADRVPLRRLRLEDVSAVHDDGTVGVAGVHLTVEAGELVLLTGRVGSGKSSLLSSLAGLVDHEGAIRWNGHEVDDPQLFLRPGQVGYVGQLPRVLSGSFTDNITLDHARTVDSAVDDARLGPDVADAGGHGALVGHRGVRLSGGQVQRLALARALATDAELLVADDVSSALDARTETELWEALRRRGVTVVGASSKRSALARADRVVVLDEGRVAATGRWSDLVNEWGHLAG; from the coding sequence TCGCCCAGGGCCCCACGGCCGGCCTCGTCGCCGCCCTCGCCGCGCTGCTGCTCGGGGCGACGGTGCTCGACACCGCCGGCCGCACGGTGTTCTCCGGCGTGGTCGGGCGCGCCGAGGGGCGACTGCGCGCGGACCTGCTGGCCGCCGCGCTGCGCCAGCCGCTGTCGGCGCTGCAGGAGCAGGCCGTCGGCGAGGTCGTGGACCGGGTCGACGACGACCCGCGCCAGGTCGGCGTGCTGCTGCGGCGCACCGGCTGGGAGATGACCCGGTCGGTGCTGCGGTCGGTGCTCGCCTGGGGAGTGGCCGGGCTGACCTGGTGGCCGGCGTGGCTGGTCTTCCCCGTCGTCGCCGCGCTGGTCGTCGTCGTGTCCCGGCGGCTCACCCCGGTGATCGCCGAGCGGAAGGTGCGGGAGGAGGTCGCCTGGTCCGACCACTCGGCGCAGCTGGAGGAGGCCGTCACCGGGCGGGACGACGTCCGGTCCAGCCTGGGCCAGCCGCACGTCGTCCGCCGGTACGCGCTCCGGGCGCGGGACGTGCTCGACCGCGTCCGGTCCACCAGCGTCGTGTCCGCGCAGGTGCTGCTGCGCACCGGCCTGGTGCTGCACGCCGTGCTCGGCGGCCTGGCGCTGGCCGGCGTGGCGCTGGTCGCCGGAGGCGGGCTGGACGTGGCCGGGCTGGTCACCCTCTGGTTGCTGGTCACCGCCTTCGTCGGGCAGCTCAGCCAGGTCAGCCACCAGATGCCCGAGGTGCAGGCCGGGGTGGGTGCGCTGACCCGCATCCGCGCGCTGCTGCACGCCGCGCAGGAGCCGGGGGGCGGCGCGTCGGTCCCGTCCGGGCCGGTGGACGTCGAGGTGCGCGCGCTCACCGCCGGCTACCCGGGGGGCTTCACCCTGCGCTCGGTGGACCTCTGCGTCCCCGCCGGGACCACCTGCGCCCTGGTCGGCCGGACCGGGGCGGGCAAGTCCACGCTGGCCGCCCTGCTGTCCCGGGCGGTGGAACCCCCGGCGGGCAGCGTGTTCGTCGGCGGCCAGGACGTCACCGTGACCGCGGTGGAGGACCTGCGCCGGGCCGTGGGCGTGGTCACCCAGCGCACCGAGCTGCTCGCCGCGTCGCTGGCCGACAACGTCACCCTCTTCGCGGACGTGCCCCGCGACCGCGTGCGGCAGGCGGTCGACGCGCTCGGCCTGCAGGCCTGGGTCGCCGCGCTGCCCGACGGCCTGGACACCCGGCTGGGCACCGGCGGGACCACCCTGTCGGCCGGCGAGGAGCAGCTGGTGGCCTTCGCCCGCCTGCTCGTCCGCGACGTCGCCGTCGTCGTCCTCGACGAGGCCACGGCCCGGATGGACCCGCAGACCGAGGGGCTGGTCACCCGCGCCGCCGACCGGCTGCTCGCCGGGCGCACCGGCGTGGTGATCGCCCACCGGCTGTCGACCACACGGCACTGCGACGCGGTCGCCGTGCTCGACGCCGGCCGGGTCGTCCAGCACGGCCCCCGCGCCCGCCTGGCCGCCGAGCCCGGGCCGTTCCGGGAGCTGCTCGCCGCGGCCGGCGACGCGGCGGAACCCCCGACGGCGACCCGGCCGCTGGGCCGCGCCGCACGCCGGCCGCCGCGGCCGGCGGCACCCGCGCCGCGGCCCAGCCTCACCCGCACGGTGTGGCGGATGCTCCGCGCGCACCCGCGGTGGGGGGTGGTCGGCGGGGTCGGCTTCCTGGTCGGGTCCCTCCTCGGCGCGTACGGCGCGGTCACCGGCTGGCTGTGGGGCCGGCTGGTCGCGGCGCTGGACGCCGGCGCCGCACCGTGGGGGACCGCCGCGGCGCTCGCCGTCGCGGTGCTGGCCACGCCGGTCGCCCTGGCGGTCGCCTTCCGGGTGTACCCGCTGTGGTGGACGGCGGTGACCCTGCAGCTGCGGCTGGCGGTGCTGCTCGGGCAGACGTCGCAGCGCCGGCTGGCCCGCACGCCGCCCGGCGAGGTGACCGCCCGCGCCCTCGACACCGACCGGGTGGTCTGGTATGCCGACCGCTGGGTGGACATCGCGGTCGCCGGCGTGGTCGTCGCGGGCACCGCGGTGGCCGGGCAGAGCCTGCTGGCGGGCGCCCTCGTCGCCGGCGTGCTGGTGCTGTCCGCGCTGGTCTCCGCCGCCGGTGCCCCGCTCGCCGGCTCGTCGGCGGAGGTGGCCGGCGACGAGCGGGCCCGCTTCGGCCGGTCGCTGGTGTCGGTGCTCGACGCCGCCCGCACCGTGAAGCTGGCCGCGGCGACGGCCGCCGTCGAGGACCACCTGCGGCGGGTCGACCGGCGGCGGGTCGCGGCCTCCGTCCGCGAGCACCGGGTGCGCTCGCTGCTCGAGGGGGTGCCGTGGCTGCTGGTCCACGGCGGCGTCGTGCTGACCTGGGCGGTGTACCTCTCGGGCAGGTGGGACCTGGCCACGGCGCTGCTGGTCAGCACCGCCGTCACCGGCTCGGCGTGGTTCGGCACGGTCGCCGCCAAGGCGGTCACCGAGGCGCCGGTCGCCGCTCGGTGGCTGGAGGCCGCCGCGCTGCTCGCCGGGACCGCGGACCTGGTCACCCCGCCGTCCGGGGTCGACCTGGTCACCGGCCGGGCGCCGGCGCCGGTCCCGGCCGACCGCGTGCCGCTGCGCCGGCTGCGGCTGGAGGACGTCAGCGCCGTGCACGACGACGGCACCGTCGGCGTCGCGGGCGTGCACCTGACCGTCGAGGCGGGGGAGCTGGTGCTGCTCACCGGGCGGGTCGGCTCGGGCAAGTCCAGCCTGCTGTCCAGCCTGGCCGGGCTGGTCGACCACGAGGGCGCCATCCGGTGGAACGGGCACGAGGTCGACGACCCGCAGCTGTTCCTGCGCCCCGGGCAGGTCGGCTACGTCGGCCAGCTGCCGCGGGTGCTGTCCGGCTCGTTCACCGACAACATCACCCTCGACCACGCCCGGACCGTCGACTCCGCGGTCGACGACGCCCGGCTGGGCCCCGACGTCGCCGACGCCGGCGGGCACGGCGCGCTCGTCGGGCACCGCGGGGTGCGGCTGTCCGGCGGGCAGGTGCAGCGCCTGGCGCTGGCCCGGGCGCTGGCCACGGACGCCGAGCTGCTGGTGGCCGACGACGTCTCCTCCGCGCTGGACGCCCGCACCGAGACCGAGCTGTGGGAGGCGCTGCGCCGGCGCGGGGTCACCGTGGTCGGGGCGAGCTCGAAGCGGTCGGCGCTGGCGCGCGCGGACCGGGTCGTCGTCCTCGACGAGGGGCGGGTCGCGGCCACCGGGCGGTGGTCGGACCTGGTCAACGAGTGGGGCCACCTCGCCGGGTGA
- a CDS encoding MarR family transcriptional regulator — MARPDDVPALDVTAGPVPGDVADVPGVAPTPAETWLRIVQVHDRITRRVDSALHRRHDLSLTGYEALRRIAEAPGERASMGEVAEALGISRAGVTSTVTRLVAGGYVVRERSSGDRRLLHARLTPAGRAKVEDARLTHDGLVAHLLTLLGDDAAVVTDALARVSAAARTRR, encoded by the coding sequence GTGGCCCGCCCCGACGACGTCCCGGCGCTCGACGTGACCGCCGGGCCGGTCCCCGGGGACGTGGCCGACGTCCCCGGCGTGGCGCCGACCCCGGCCGAGACGTGGCTGCGCATCGTGCAGGTGCACGACCGGATCACCCGCCGCGTCGACTCCGCGCTGCACCGGCGGCACGACCTCTCCCTCACCGGGTACGAGGCACTGCGGCGGATCGCCGAGGCGCCCGGCGAGCGGGCCTCCATGGGCGAGGTGGCCGAGGCGCTCGGCATCTCGCGGGCCGGGGTGACCAGCACGGTGACCCGCCTGGTGGCCGGGGGCTACGTCGTCCGTGAGCGGTCCTCCGGCGACCGGCGGCTGCTGCACGCCCGGCTCACCCCCGCCGGCCGGGCCAAGGTCGAGGACGCCCGGCTGACCCACGACGGCCTGGTGGCCCACCTGCTCACCCTGCTGGGGGACGACGCCGCCGTGGTCACCGACGCCCTCGCCCGGGTGTCCGCCGCCGCCCGCACCCGCCGCTGA